In one window of Dyella thiooxydans DNA:
- a CDS encoding DNA methyltransferase — protein sequence MPWLEWNERNKALTEAAKAPYRLMIPNKSMSYGEDSENMLIEGDNLEALKALLPYYAGKVKCVYGDPPFNTKQAFKDFDDNVEHSIWLSMIYPALTLQRELLSEDGTLFLHIDDNELGYLIAIADEVMGRKNRIAIVTFKQGAATGHKSINPGMVNTTNFLLVYSKNKSQWKPNRLFTGRERDKRYGKFLTNPNESHEKWKFTTLSAAISNTTGMKTAELKKEYGEGLENFINDFVISHANQVAQFVRPDYNSVSADAQQMIDQSLNDPNKIFRRACPRFCVTGSQAGHCRQTRRDHESTQTRGARRAA from the coding sequence ATGCCTTGGTTGGAATGGAATGAACGGAACAAAGCATTGACGGAAGCCGCAAAGGCTCCCTACCGCTTGATGATTCCAAACAAGTCGATGAGCTACGGAGAAGATTCCGAGAACATGCTCATTGAAGGCGACAACCTCGAAGCATTGAAAGCCTTGCTTCCCTACTATGCGGGAAAGGTGAAGTGCGTCTATGGAGACCCGCCATTCAACACGAAGCAAGCCTTTAAGGACTTCGACGATAATGTTGAGCATTCGATATGGCTCTCCATGATATATCCCGCGCTCACACTCCAACGTGAGCTGTTAAGCGAAGACGGAACTCTTTTCCTTCACATTGATGACAACGAACTTGGCTACCTCATAGCCATAGCAGATGAAGTCATGGGAAGGAAAAATCGAATCGCGATTGTCACTTTCAAACAAGGGGCGGCAACGGGACACAAAAGCATCAACCCAGGAATGGTCAACACCACTAACTTCCTGCTTGTCTACTCAAAGAACAAGTCACAGTGGAAACCTAATCGACTATTCACTGGACGAGAAAGAGATAAACGCTATGGGAAATTCTTGACCAATCCCAATGAATCTCATGAAAAGTGGAAGTTCACCACCCTCTCTGCCGCAATCTCCAACACCACGGGAATGAAGACTGCCGAACTCAAGAAGGAGTATGGGGAGGGTCTCGAAAATTTCATCAATGATTTTGTGATTTCACACGCGAATCAAGTAGCTCAGTTTGTAAGACCTGATTACAACAGCGTCAGTGCCGACGCTCAACAAATGATTGATCAATCACTTAATGACCCAAATAAAATATTCCGCCGGGCGTGTCCTAGATTTTGTGTAACCGGGTCCCAGGCAGGACACTGCCGCCAGACCCGGAGAGACCATGAGTCCACGCAAACACGAGGTGCCCGACGAGCTGCTTAG